One Brassica oleracea var. oleracea cultivar TO1000 chromosome C7, BOL, whole genome shotgun sequence genomic window carries:
- the LOC106304021 gene encoding membrane-anchored ubiquitin-fold protein 6-like isoform X1, producing the protein MGSEDWIELKFRLADGTDIGPSKYSPSMTVSSLKEKIISQWPKDSEYIPLSVNDVKLITAGKILDNNRTLAESRLPVGVISTVHLLFPPPTSHKKSEELQVDPPIKNRCLCTIL; encoded by the exons ATGGGAAGTGAAGATTGGATAGAACTCAAGTTCAGACTCGCAGATGGCACCGACATAGGTCCCAGCAAGTACAGTCCATCTATGACCGTCTCTTCTCTCAAAGAGAAGATCATTTCTCAATGGCCTAAAG ACTCAGAATATATTCCACTGAGTGTTAATGATGTGAAGCTCATCACTGCCGGTAAAATACTTGACAACAATAGAACACTCGCTGAATCCAGGCTTCCCGTTGGAGTGATCAGCACCGTGCATCTTCTTTTTCCCCCTCCTACTTCACACAAAAAAAGCG AAGAACTTCAAGTTGATCCTCCAATAAAGAACCGCTGCTTGTGCACCATTTTGTAG
- the LOC106304021 gene encoding membrane-anchored ubiquitin-fold protein 6-like isoform X2 yields the protein MGSEDWIELKFRLADGTDIGPSKYSPSMTVSSLKEKIISQWPKDSEYIPLSVNDVKLITAGKILDNNRTLAESRLPVGVISTVHLLFPPPTSHKKSELQVDPPIKNRCLCTIL from the exons ATGGGAAGTGAAGATTGGATAGAACTCAAGTTCAGACTCGCAGATGGCACCGACATAGGTCCCAGCAAGTACAGTCCATCTATGACCGTCTCTTCTCTCAAAGAGAAGATCATTTCTCAATGGCCTAAAG ACTCAGAATATATTCCACTGAGTGTTAATGATGTGAAGCTCATCACTGCCGGTAAAATACTTGACAACAATAGAACACTCGCTGAATCCAGGCTTCCCGTTGGAGTGATCAGCACCGTGCATCTTCTTTTTCCCCCTCCTACTTCACACAAAAAAAGCG AACTTCAAGTTGATCCTCCAATAAAGAACCGCTGCTTGTGCACCATTTTGTAG